Proteins encoded in a region of the Ursus arctos isolate Adak ecotype North America unplaced genomic scaffold, UrsArc2.0 scaffold_2, whole genome shotgun sequence genome:
- the SOX8 gene encoding transcription factor SOX-8: MLDMSEARAQPPCSPSGTASSMSHVEDSDSDAPPSPAGSEGLGRAAGAGGGGRGDAAEAADERFPACIRDAVSQVLKGYDWSLVPMPVRGGGGGALKAKPHVKRPMNAFMVWAQAARRKLADQYPHLHNAELSKTLGKLWRLLSESEKRPFVEEAERLRVQHKKDHPDYKYQPRRRKSVKTGQGDSDSGAELGPHPGSAVYKADAGLGDPHHHSDHTGQTHGPPTPPTTPKTDLHHGGKPELKLEGRRLADSGRQNIDFSNVDISELSSEVIGNMDTFDVHEFDQYLPLNGHSALPTEPGQPAASSYGAASYSHSGAAGIGASPVWAHKGAPSASASPTEAGPPRPHIKTEQLSPSHYGDQSHSSPGRADYGSYSGQASVTTAAPAAAASSFTSSQCDYTDLQAPSYYSPYPGCPSSLYQCPYFHPSRRPYASPLLSGLSVPPAHSPPGNWDQPVYTTLTRP, from the exons ATGCTGGACATGAGCGAGGCCCGCGCCCAGCCGCCCTGCAGCCCGTCCGGCACCGCCAGCTCCATGTCGCACGTGGAGGACTCGGACTCGGACGCGCCGCCGTCGCCCGCCGGTTCCGAGGGCCTGGGCCGCGCGGCGGGCGCGGGGGGCGGCGGCCGGGGCGACGCGGCTGAGGCGGCGGACGAACGCTTCCCGGCCTGCATCCGCGACGCCGTGTCGCAGGTGCTCAAGGGCTATGACTGGAGCCTGGTGCCCATGCCGGTgcgcgggggcggcggcggcgcgctgAAGGCCAAGCCTCACGTGAAGCGGCCCATGAACGCTTTCATGGTGTGGGCGCAGGCGGCACGCCGCAAGCTGGCCGATCAGTACCCGCACCTGCACAACGCCGAGCTCAGCAAGACGCTGGGCAAACTGTGGCG CTTGCTGAGTGAGAGTGAGAAGCGCCCCTTCGTGGAGGAGGCAGAGCGGCTGCGTGTCCAGCACAAGAAGGACCACCCGGATTACAAGTACCAGCCACGCCGCAGGAAGAGCGTGAAAACAGGCCAAGGCGACTCTGACTCAGGGGCCGAGCTGGGCCCCCACCCCGGCAGTGCTGTGTACAAGGCCGATGCGGGCCTCGGTGACCCACACCACCACAGCGACCACACAG GGCAGACCCACGGGCCACCCACCCCGCCCACCACCCCCAAGACAGACCTGCACCACGGGGGCAAGCCGGAGCTGAAGCTGGAAGGCCGCCGCCTGGCGGACAGCGGACGCCAGAACATCGACTTCAGCAACGTGGACATCTCGGAGCTGAGCAGCGAGGTCATTGGCAACATGGACACCTTCGACGTGCACGAGTTCGACCAGTACCTGCCCCTCAATGGCCACTCGGCCCTGCCCACGGAGCCAGGCCAGCCCGCCGCCAGCTCCTATGGGGCTGCCTCCTACTCACACTCGGGGGCGGCCGGCATCGGGGCGTCCCCCGTGTGGGCCCACAAGGGAGCCCCATCGGCCTCCGCGTCGCCCACCGAGGCGGGCCCCCCGCGGCCGCACATCAAGACGGAGCAGCTGAGCCCCAGCCACTACGGTGACCAGTCGCACAGTTCTCCGGGCCGCGCCGACTACGGCTCCTACAGCGGCCAGGCCAGCGTCACCACGGCCGCCCCCGCCGCGGCTGCCAGCTCCTTCACCAGCTCGCAGTGCGACTACACTGACCTGCAGGCTCCCAGCTACTACAGCCCATACCCTGGCTGCCCATCCAGCCTCTACCAGTGCCCCTACTTCCACCCTTCTCGTCGGCCCTATGCCTCGCCCCTGCTCAGCGGCCTCTCCGTGCCGCCTGCCCACAGCCCGCCCGGCAACTGGGACCAGCCCGTGTACACTACGCTGACCAGACCCTGA